The following are encoded in a window of Podospora pseudoanserina strain CBS 124.78 chromosome 6, whole genome shotgun sequence genomic DNA:
- the TRM12 gene encoding S-adenosylmethionine-dependent methyltransferase (EggNog:ENOG503NWPV; COG:J): MTDTVITQHLKAQAVDRPPKKKESPISLAITPWLNSLPSTLLDLLKQNTGASTLEEVQQNLVGSAPKRWVVYEPMVLLPSGSFTSEPWPSLLTSLSTSQKEDLWTSILDQLSPPKAPLTHLAINEGIPLLQSDQQEENILRSPTGLHPLHGSFGSPTSPSFPSSLWVSTKQNSLTQTWAPLHTMFSRGNIKEKARLLSFHSTIPLGSPPLRPHRYIPPATLNNGYAIDLYAGIGYFVFSYARLGLKVLCWELNPWSVEGLRRGALANKFTVRVITTPEDLGRPTKQLTAGAEEQIIVFQEDNRHAARRIAELGEEEKPKVRHVNCGFLPTSEPVWKDSFDILVQGFAAPSPSSKQEGGWLHLHENVGVKDIETRKAQIQGLFDGWCSESQDATLKANVEHVEMVKTYAPDVWHVVFDVYVSSSITN, translated from the coding sequence ATGACAGACACAGTGATAACTCAACATCTCAAGGCGCAAGCCGTGGACCGGCCAcccaaaaagaaggagagtCCCATCTCACTGGCCATCACGCCCTGGCTCAACTCACTACCATCAACTCTCCTGGATTTGCTCAAGCAAAACACAGGGGCCTCAACACTCGAAGAAGTTCAGCAGAATCTTGTAGGCTCGGCTCCAAAACGTTGGGTAGTTTACGAACCCAtggtcctcctcccaagcgGCAGCTTCACCTCCGAACCCTggccctccctcctcacctctctctcaacctcccaaaaaGAAGACCTATGGACATCCATCCTCGATCAACTCTCTCCACCAAAAGCacccctcacccacctcgccATAAACGAAGgcatcccccttctccaatccgatcaacaagaagaaaacatcctccgctcccccaccggcctccaccccctccatggCTCCTTCggctcccccacctccccctccttcccctccagccTCTGGGTCTCAACGAAACAaaactccctcacccaaACCTGGGCCCCCTTACACACAATGTTCTCCCGCGGCAACATCAAGGAAAAAGCCCGCCTTCTATCCTTCcactccaccatccccctcggctccccccccctccgcccccacCGCTACATCCCCCCCGCTACCCTCAACAACGGCTACGCCATCGACCTCTACGCCGGAATCGGCTACTTTGTCTTCTCCTACGCCCGCCTCGGATTGAAGGTCCTCTGCTGGGAGCTCAACCCCTGGAGCGTTGAAGGTCTCCGAAGAGGTGCCCTGGCCAACAAATTCACCGTCAGGGTCATCACAACCCCAGAAGACCTGGGCAGACCGACAAAGCAGCTGACAGCGGGGGCTGAGGAACAAATCATCGTCTTTCAGGAAGACAACCGGCATGCGGCCCGTCGTATAGCTgagcttggcgaggaggagaagcccaaaGTGAGGCATGTCAACTGCGGTTTCTTGCCCACTAGTGAGCCGGTATGGAAGGACTCGTTCGACATCCTAGTGCAAGGGTTTGCTGcaccgtcgccgtcgtcaaAACAGGAAGGAGGCTGGCTTCATCTCCATGAGAATGTCGGGGTCAAGGATATCGAGACGCGAAAAGCCCAGATCCAGGGGTTGTTTGACGGCTGGTGTTCTGAAAGCCAAGACGCCACCCTCAAAGCCAATGTTGAACACGTCGAGATGGTCAAGACTTACGCCCCGGATGTCTGGCACGTCGTTTTTGACGTGTACGTCTCTTCGTCTATTACAAACTAG
- the RAT1 gene encoding 5'-3' exoribonuclease 2 (EggNog:ENOG503NW08; COG:K), which produces MGIPAAFRWLSTKYPKIISPVIEDTPITMEDGAVIPVDTTKPNPNGEEFDNLYLDMNGIVHPCSHPEDRPAPKDEEEMMVEIFKYTDRVVNMVRPRKLLMIAVDGVAPRAKMNQQRSRRFRAARDAKEKEEDKEKLLKMLQKDKKSTVQVQPVEEVVQKAFDSNSITPGTPFMDILAASLRYWCSYKLNTDPAWAKIKVIISDATIPGEGEHKIMEYVRSQRNSPGHDPNTRHVIYGLDADLIMLGLATHEPHFRVLREDVFAQDARPRLCKLCGQKGHDAANCRGEAKEKEGEFGEKDRAAPLKPFIWLHVNIFREYLAVELNVPGLPFAFDLERAIDDWVFMCFFVGNDFLPHLPALEIRENGIDTLVAIWKDNLPSMGGYLTKDGHVDLERAQLIMAGLAKQEDAIFRRRKETEDRREAGFKRRKLQQEKQQQRNGQGQQDSPSYRKRGQPPPETFAAASMNLISVSNIQKPAAHSITHDMVVNRQAVDQANVANKSAASVLKSQIQSLMNKPKEEVPAPAAEEAKEPAAEEAQPKSPPSALGKRKAELITEVDANSPAASSGAETPASGEEEAVDTVRLWEEGYADRYYEQKFKVDPKDIEFRHKVARAYVEGLAWVLMYYFQGCPSWEWFYPYHYAPFAADFVDLGKMTINFDKGRISRPFEQLMSVLPAASRHAIPEVFHDLMTNEDSEIIDFYPEEFDIDLNGKKMSWQGIALLPFIEMPRLLKAMEPKQKLLSEEDRARNEPGKEVLIISDAHPVYDDITQKFYSKKPVGDKVEIDSALSEGLSGKIEKIEGYVPHGELRYPLERHTFPDVDFDRTLSVHYELPSSSHIHKSILLRGVKLPPPVLDRSDIEILKGKGRNSGRGYGGVPFHGNSGGGRGGRINYGPGGNNRGGGGGGGYNNHYRGNSNNNNQSQGYGNGYGNGGGYGGGQQQFPPVPPGWQPPVPPGFPGFGQGGPPPAPPGYVPPYQQGYHQPPPPNRYAMPPVPPPGAYGGGGGYGGQGQGGYQQGRQHDQYRPQGQHDMYRPPQGGQDRRRDGGRGGGGGGYRDNRDYRR; this is translated from the exons ATGGGTATTCCCGCCGCCTTCAGGTGGCTTTCCACCAAATATCCCAAGATCATCTCCCCGGTGATCGAGGACACTCCGATTACCATGGAAGATGGTGCCGTCATCCCGGTTGACACCACCAAGCCGAACCCGAAcggcgaggagtttgacaACTTGTACCTCGACATGAACGGTATCGTTCATCCCTGCTCTCACCCCGAGGACAGGCCCGCGCccaaggatgaggaggagatgatggttgaAATCTTCAAGTACACGGACCGTGTTGTGAACATGGTGCGGCCGCGCAAGCTTTTGATGATCGCTGTCG ATGGTGTCGCCCCCAGAGCCAAGATGAACCAGCAGCGATCCCGTCGTTTCCGCGCCGCCCGAGATGCcaaagagaaagaggaggacaaggagaagctgctcAAGATGCTTcagaaagacaagaagagcACCGTGCAGGTCCAGCccgtcgaggaggttgttcaAAAGGCATTCGATTCCAATTCAATTACTCCTGGCACACCTTTCATGGACATCCTCGCAGCTTCTTTGCGTTACTGGTGCTCGTATAAGCTTAACACAGATCCTGCGTGGGCCAAAATCAAGGTCATCATCTCGGATGCCACCATTCCTGGCGAGGGTGAGCATAAGATCATGGAGTATGTTCGATCGCAGCGCAACTCGCCAGGCCACGACCCCAATACTCGCCATGTCATCTATGGCCTTGATGCTGATTTGATCATGTTGGGTCTTGCCACTCATGAGCCTCATTTCCGCGTTCTCCGTGAAGATGTTTTTGCCCAGGACGCCAGACCTAGATTATGCAAGCTCTGCGGCCAAAAGGGACATGATGCCGCGAACTGCCGGGGAGAggccaaggaaaaggagggcgAATTTGGCGAAAAGGACAGGGCTGCCCCTCTGAAGCCTTTTATTTGGCTCCACGTCAACATCTTCCGCGAATA CCTCGCGGTGGAACTAAACGTTCCCGGCCTTCCGTTTGCTTTTGACCTCGAGCGCGCTATTGACG ACTGGGTGTTCATGTGCTTCTTCGTCGGAAACGAtttcctccctcacctgCCTGCTTTAGAAATCCGAGAGAATGGTATCGATACGCTCGTCGCCATTTGGAAGGACAACCTACCTTCTATGGGCGGTTACTTGACCAAGGATGGTCATGTCGACCTTGAGCGGGCCCAGCTTATCATGGCTGGCCTTGCCAAGCAAGAAGATGCCATTTTccggagaagaaaagagaccGAAGACCGGAGAGAGGCTGGTTTCAAGAGGCGGAAGCTTCAGCAagaaaagcagcagcaacgtaATGGCCAGGGGCAGCAGGACTCGCCATCATACCGCAAGCGGGGGCAACCGCCGCCGGAGACCTTTGCTGCAGCGAGCATGAACTTGATATCTGTGTCTAACATTCAGAAGCCGGCTGCGCATAGTATCACGCATGATATGGTGGTGAACCGCCAGGCGGTTGATCAGGCCAATGTGGCCAACAAGAGCGCTGCCAGTGTCCTCAAGAGCCAGATACAGAGCCTTATGAACAAGCCCAAGGAAGAGGTCCCAgcccccgccgccgaggaagccaaggAGCCCGCTGCGGAAGAGGCTCAACCAAAGTCGCCCCCGTCTGCTCTCGGCAAGCGCAAGGCCGAGCTCATCACCGAAGTTGATGCCAACAGTCCCGCTGCGAGCTCGGGTGCTGAGACTCCAGCCTCgggcgaagaggaagccGTCGACACGGTCAGGCTCTGGGAAGAGGGCTACGCCGACCGGTACTATGAGCAAAAGTTCAAGGTCGACCCCAAGGACATTGAGTTCAGGCACAAGGTTGCGCGCGCCTATGTGGAGGGTCTCGCCTGGGTGCTGATGTACTACTTCCAGGGCTGCCCGTCTTGGGAATGGTTCTACCCTTACCATTACGCGCCCTTTGCGGCGGATTTTGTCGACCTGGGCAAGATGACGATCAACTTTGACAAGGGGAGGATATCCCGTCCGTTTGAGCAGCTGATGAGTGTGCTTCCTGCCGCGTCGAGACATGCCATCCCTGAGGTCTTTCATGATCTCATGACCAATGAGGATAGCGAGATTATCGACTTTTACCCGGAGGAGTTTGACATCGATTTGAACGGGAAGAAGATGTCGTGGCAGGGGATTGCGTTGTTGCCGTTTATTGAGATGCCGCGGTTGCTGAAGGCGATGGAGCCGAAGCAGAAGCTGCTGAGTGAGGAGGATAGGGCGAGGAATGAGCCCgggaaggaggtgttgattATTTCGGACGCGCACCCGGTTTACGATGATATTACGCAGAAGTTTTACAGCAAGAAGCCGGTGGGGGATAAGGTGGAGATTGATAGTGCGTTAAGCGAGGGGTTGTCGGGGAAGATTGAGAAGATTGAGGGGTATGTGCCTCATGGGGAGCTGAGGTATCCTTTGGAAAGGCATACGTTTCCGGATGTGGACTTTGATCGGACGTTGAG TGTTCACTATGAACTCCCCTCCAGCTCTCACATCCACAAATCGATACTCCTCCGCGGCGTGAAGCTACCTCCTCCCGTTCTCGACAGGAGCGACATTGAGATtctcaagggcaagggccgCAACTCTGGACGGGGCTATGGTGGTGTGCCCTTTCATGGAAATAGTGGTGGCGGCAGAGGCGGGCGTATCAACTATGGTCCTGGAGGTAACAAccgtggcggcggcggtggtggtgggtataACAATCACTACCGCGGCAACAGcaataacaacaaccagTCTCAGGGGTATGGGAATGGGTATGGTAATGGGGGTGGATATGGTGGTGGGCAACAACAGTTCCCTCCTGTTCCTCCGGGCTGGCAGCCGCCGGTCCCTCCTGGGTTTCCCGGGTTTGGGCAGGGTGgtccgccgccggcgccgccgggGTATGTGCCGCCTTATCAGCAGGGGTATCaccaaccgccgccgccgaacaGGTATGCCATGCcgccggtgccgccgccgggggcttatggtggcggtggtgggtatGGGGGACAGGGTCAAGGGGGTTATCAGCAGGGTCGGCAGCATGATCAGTATCGGCCTCAGGGACAGCATGATATGTATCGGCCTCCTCAGGGAGGACAAGACAGGAGACGGGATGGGGgacggggtggtggcggtggtggttataGGGATAATAGGGATTATCGAAGGTAA
- a CDS encoding hypothetical protein (COG:S; EggNog:ENOG503P1RW) — MHIRTLLLSALPPLALAHGNHGGGGEGGSQKPAVDPHANWMTRHMAEEHHITSFDPPSFFTLHDFDSSGHLDAPEILKLYGLLDPSNAHYTPAQRDAFARQILDLIDTNRDDLISKDEFLHYLLVEGKELPDLGTGPGHHGDDEYEYEIHHWEKYHDENTKLEDLTHPEDIEHFKKHEEMEREEEEREEREKKAREQGGEGKGWVVEENIPGKFRRVDL, encoded by the exons ATGCACATCCGAACCCTCCTCCTATCAGCCCTCCCACCCCTAGCCCTCGCCCACGGCaaccacggcggcggcggcgaaggCGGCTCCCAAAAGCCAGCCGTAGACCCACACGCGAATTGGATGACGAGACACATGGCTG AGGAGCACCACATAACCTCCTTcgaccccccctccttcttcaccctccaCGACTTCGACTCCTCCGGCCATCTCGACGCCCCCGAAATCCTCAAGCTCTACGGCCTCCTCGACCCCTCCAACGCCCACTACACCCCCGCCCAGCGCGACGCCTTCGCCCGCCAAATCCTCGACCTGATCGACACCAACCGCGACGACCTCATCTCCAAAGACGAGTTTTTGCATTACTTGCtggtggaagggaaggagctGCCTGATTTGGGCACGGGGCCGGGCCAtcatggggatgatgagtaCGAGTATGAGATTCATCACTGGGAGAAGTACCATGATGAGAATACAAAGTTGGAGGATCTGACGCATCCGGAAGATATTGAGCACTTTAAGAAGCATGAGGAgatggagcgggaggaggaggagagggaggaacgggagaagaaggcgagggagcaggggggcgaggggaaggggtgggtggtggaggagaataTTCCGGGCAAGTTTAGGAGGGTGGATCTCTAG
- a CDS encoding hypothetical protein (EggNog:ENOG503Q31Y; COG:S): MELMELVDNEPTARPFQCDWDGCGKSFNRKSDLQRHYRIHTNERPYQCNQPGCGKSFIQRSALTVHIRTHTGEKPHQCQHHGCGKRFSDSSSLARHRRIHTGKRPYKCAHDGCLKSFCRKTTMVKHQRRSHQRGIHSSELDDSMSDTGSEDSPSTPKSHSAMPWATAQQQHHHIPMMGPHGHHLQRAASFADFGQQMNGYSLQQQYNNQHRHSLSSGGAAEYHGLHQDPHPQAVHHHHQQQQPQPPQHHHHQNVPVVLQRTSSLPHHSYFVADSNNPGVATMNTNPHPGAPQVHHHQHAPQYQTIPRQAPVEMTYPSAPGLAASIQSSPSSFSAGSGRSPSTQEGFYTHAPPAQAATYALHATSPVVETQQQQQQQQQQQQQQNMYPPPQQAQAQPTSQPQEQKYYEPQPVREEEPQQNWYSGAHAVYQPPVEVATIGGYAAGGVYDPWGTGPKLEFDDGMQLPSARIESM; encoded by the exons atGGAACTCATGGAGCTTGTTGATAACGAGCCCACGGCCCGCCCTTTCCAGTGCGATTGGGATGGGTGTGGTAAG aGCTTCAACCGCAAGTCAGATCTCCAAAGACATTATCGGATTCACACCAACGAGCGGCCGTATCAGTGCAACCAGCCAGGATGCGGAAAGAGCTTCATCCAGCGGAGCGCGCTGACGGTTCACATCCGGACGCACACTGGCGAGAAGCCACATCAGTGCCAACACCATGGCTGCGGGAAGAGGTTCTCAGAC TCCTCGAGTCTTGCCAGACATCGCCGCATCCACACCGGCAAGCGACCGTACAAGTGCGCCCATGACGGCTGCTTGAAGAG CTTCTGCAGAAAGACCACCATGGTCAAGCACCAACGCCGCTCTCACCAACGAGGCATCCACTCTTCCGAGCTCGACGACTCCATGTCCGACACGGGCAGTGAGgactccccctccaccccaaagAGCCATTCCGCCATGCCTTGGGCCAcagcccaacagcaacatcaccacatccccatGATGGGACCCCACggccaccatctccagcgTGCCGCGAGTTTCGCCGACTTTGGCCAGCAAATGAACGGGTACAGcctccagcagcagtacaacaaccaacaccgccatTCTTTGTCGTCTGGCGGGGCAGCTGAATACCACGGCCTGCATCAGGATCCGCACCCCCAAGctgttcaccaccaccatcaacaacaacaaccccagcctccccaacatcaccaccaccaaaacgTTCCCGTCGTGCTGCAGAGGacgtcctccctcccccaccacagtTACTTCGTCGCGgactccaacaaccccggcGTAGCAACAATgaacaccaacccccaccctGGCGCCCCTCAggttcaccaccaccagcacgcCCCCCAATACCAAACCATCCCGCGCCAAGCCCCCGTTGAGATGACCTATCCTTCCGCCCCCGGTCTTGCCGCCTCCATCCAGTCAAGCCCatccagcttctcggccggATCAGGCCggtccccctccacccaagaAGGGTTTTACACTCATGCCCCTCCCGCCCAAGCAGCGACATATGCTCTTCACGCGACGAGCCCAGTGGTGGAGactcaacagcagcagcagcagcagcaacaacaacaacaacaacagaacatgtacccccctcctcagcaagcccaggcccaaccaaccagccaaccTCAGGAGCAAAAGTACTATGAGCCGCAACCGGTCAGAGAGGAAGAGCCGCAGCAGAATTGGTATAGCGGTGCGCATGCTGTTTACCAGCCTCCGGTCGAGGTGGCGACGATTGGGGGGTATGCCGCCGGTGGTGTGTATGACCCGTGGGGGACGGGGCCAAAGCTGGAGTTTGATGACGGGATGCAGTTGCCCAGTGCGAGGATTGAGTCGATGTAA
- the USO1 gene encoding Vesicle-mediated ER to Golgi transport protein (BUSCO:EOG09261B18; EggNog:ENOG503NV2H; COG:U) has translation MLSTLTTAPAKQSVSETIPILSGRLSTATLLEDRRAAILGLRSFAKQYPASVASGALRSLIGSLDRDGEDVDTVKVVLETLLYLFEPDPDSPEASPEIAMWVADEFTMRHENIGLLLGFLDRERLDFYSRLYSLQLLAAVLSARPERTEECIVNAEDGIARIVAALDEQREPIRDAAVGLLTDLTPISTVIQGLVAFENVFGRVFGIVRTEGGLAGGAEVVVNCLILMANLLRLNPTNQAMFRDMGYLAEVSRLLKDAYGGPQELEELPPRIEELRNRSVFALLAVIRLFLVPGASVTPQNQEAFLGDLLQPERGRSGRTSRARGDPILVETLQIAFSPVAEISIKSEALLACADMIRGHAPAQEVFAGIQVPSPLADLAAANGQGPQANGGIPRVYVIDGLLDLVLAVNSLQAFDLRLAGCVCLKAYFYEHAPVRMHFLDHAIRAHQANADQLTNVLTILLQPKTESLTGDPYKYWFAAVLMLHLLRNNPEAKSLARGVTEGDEANGEEVVTSIQTIAAHLLSCVAKSEDPRVIVGYLMLLLCWLFEDHPGVNDFLDEFTNLQGLIQAAIENPHGDVTVQGLSAMLAGVIYEFSTKDSPVPRATVREMIMTRMGRDRYVDKLSKLRSHPLMRDYEVLPQKLEPGLDQKLPDVFFDDAFVEFFKDNYSRILRAIDREPDAEISVIINGVEEGVSRKLVDELREEIAQKETELGDLLADREALSKQLSQEQAAHAQTKTLQSTDLARTNETLTALRAQLATKDRAIQAAEAQTANVMKQLTAEQSEHQRARADLARAIETANTLRTQLAVKDKTIATAETQLTTLRQQLAAAQGSAQQASVEISRLKAANDALQRTHGDEIRRVLAEHEATEENLQRQLAAASKTSQEETERIRRELEAGRKSAEQEVERVKRRLEGEQADLKATISRLEVDLMKAQAEGGKKVGELEGRLKKEGEMREKAERRVREVEEGGKKERAEKDKELKKARGLVEEKEKERKAAQGELDDLLMVFGDLEEKVNKYKERLKALGETISDDEDDDDEEEDEEDDDDDDEDEDEEEEKEEEKGKKK, from the exons ATGCTGTCGACGTTGACCACCGCCCCGGCCAAGCAGTCGGTGAGCGAgaccatccccatcctcagcGGCCGCCTCAGCACAGCAACACTCCTCGAGGACCGCCGTGCCGCCATCCTTGGTCTGCGTAGCTTCGCCAAACAGTACCCCGCCTCGGTAGCATCCGGTGCTCTACGAAGTCTGATAGGAAGTCTGGAtcgggatggggaggatgtcgacACAGTCAAGGTGGTGCTCGAGACGTTGCTGTATCTCTTCGAGCCGGACCCGGACAGCCCCGAGGCCTCACCAGAGATTGCCATGTGGGTGGCAGATGAGTTTACCATGCGCCATGAGAACATTGGGTTACTGCTGGGATTTTTGGACAGGGAGAGACTCGACTTTTACTCGAGGTTGTATTCGTTACAACTACTTGCAGCCGTCCTGTCAGCACGCCCAGAGAGGACCGAGGAGTGCATAGTGAATGCCGAGGATGGCATTGCCCGGATTGTAGCCGCCTTAGACGAGCAAAGGGAGCCTATCCGGGACGCTGCGGTTGGCCTGCTCACGGATCTCACACCAATATCCACGGTTATTCAAGGCCTCGTGGCTTTTGAAAACGTCTTTGGGAGGGTATTTGGCATCGTCAGGACAGAAGGCGGTCTTGCTGGTGGGGCAGAAGTGGTGGTCAACTGTCTGATCTTGATGGCCAACTTGCTCCGGCTTAACCCAACAAATCAGGCCATGTTCAGGGATATGGGTTACCTGGCAGAAGTCAGCCGTCTATTGAAAGACGCATATGGAGGGCCacaggagttggaggagctCCCGCCGAGGATTGAGGAGCTGCGAAACAGGAGTGTTTTTGCCCTTCTTGCTGTTATCCGGTTGTTCCTTGTCCCTGGGGCCTCGGTGACGCCCCAAAACCAGGAGGCCTTTCTGGGTGACCTTTTGCAGCCAGAGCGAGGTCGCAGTGGGCGCACCAGCCGTGCCAGGGGAGATCCAATTCTTGTGGAAACCCTCCAAATTGCCTTCTCGCCGGTTGCCGAGATATCGATCAAGTCTGAAGCTCTACTAGCATGTGCCGACATGATCAGAGGACACGCACCAGCACAGGAAGTATTTGCCGGCATTCAGGTACCATCACCATTAGCTGATCTAGCAGCAGCCAACGGGCAAGGACCTCAGGCAAACGGCGGGATTCCAAGAGTCTATGTTATCGACggtcttcttgatcttgttctTGCTGTAAACTCACTACAGGCCTTTGATCTACGGTTGGCCGGCTGTGTCTGCCTCAAAGCCTACTTCTACGAGCATGCTCCAGTTCGCATGCATTTCCTTGATCATGCGATCCGGGCACACCAGGCTAACGCAGACCAACTCACCAATGTCCTGACCATATTGCTTCAGCCAAAAACCGAGTCTCTTACTGGAGACCCCTACAAATACTGGTTCGCTGCGGTGTTGATGctacacctcctccgcaacaacCCGGAGGCCAAGTCACTGGCCAGGGGCGTGACGGAAGGTGACGAAGCCaatggagaagaggttgtgaCGAGCATCCAGACTATTGCGGCGCATCTGCTCAGCTGTGTTGCCAAGTCTGAAGACCCTCGGGTCATTGTTGGCTATCTCATGCTGCTCTTGTGCTGGTTATTCGAGGATCATCCGGGCGTCAACGACTTCCTGGACGagttcaccaacctccaggGGCTCATTCAAGCAGCCATCGAAAACCCACACGGCGATGTCACTGTGCAAGGTCTCAGCGCGATGCTTGCCGGTGTCATCTACGAGTTTTCCACCAAGGACTCACCAGTACCACGAGCCACAGTGCGGGAGATGATCATGACACGCATGGGCCGTGATCGATATGTCGACAAACTGTCCAAACTTCGCTCCCACCCCCTGATGCGCGACTACGAAGTCTTGCCGCAAAAACTAGAGCCTGGCTTGGACCAGAAGCTACCGGATGTTTTCTTTGACGACGCTTTTGTCGAGTTCTTCAAGGATAACTACAGCCGGATCCTCCGCGCTATCGACCGTGAGCCAGACGCAGAGATTTCGGTTATCATCAacggggttgaagaaggggtttCGAGAAAACTTGTCGATGAGCTCCGAGAGGAGATcgcccaaaaagaaacagagcTCGGAGATCTTCTTGCTGACAGGGAGGCGTTATCGAAGCAACTATCCCAGGAACAGGCCGCCCAcgcccaaaccaaaacactTCAGTCAACCGACCTCGCCCGCACGAATGAGACGCTGACTGCCTTGCGGGCTCAGTTGGCAACGAAAGATCGTGCTATTCAGGCGGCGGAGGCCCAAACAGCAAATGTCATGAAACAACTCACAGCTGAACAATCCGAGCACCAGCGCGCCAGAGCAGATCTCGCTCGGGCAATTGAAACAGCCAACACCCTCCGCACGCAGTTGGCAGTTAAAGACAAGACCATCGCCACAGCCGAGACGCAACTTACTACCCTACGACAGCAACTCGCGGCCGCACAGGGGAGCGCCCAGCAAGCCTCGGTGGAGATTTCGCGGCTCAAGGCGGCGAATGATGCTCTTCAGCGTACTCATGGGGATGAGATACGCAGGGTATTGGCTGAGCATGAAGCTACGGAAGAGAACCTACAGCGTCAGCTCGCTGCTGCTAGCAAAACTTCGCAGGAGGAGACTGAGCGGATCAGGCGGGAgttggaggcggggaggaaaTCGGCTgagcaggaggtggagagggttaagaggaggttggagggggagcaggCTGATTTGAAGGCTACGATCAGTAGGCTTGAGGTTGATTTGATGAAGGCgcaggcggagggggggaagaaagttggggagctggaggggaggttgaagaaggagggggagatgagggaaAAGGCGGAAAGGAGGGttagggaggtggaggagggggggaagaaggagagggcggaaAAAGAcaaggagttgaagaaggctagggggttggtggaggagaaggaaaaagagaggaaggcggcgcagggggagctggatgatttgttgatggtttttggggatttggaggagaaggttaaTAAGTACAAG GAACGGCTCAAGGCTCTGGGTGAGACGATatcggatgatgaggacgatgatgatgaagaggaggatgaggaggatgacgatgacgatgatgaggatgaagacgaggaggaggagaaggaggaggagaagggcaagaagaagtga